CAACTGAAGAAAATGTTTCacgtgtttgttttgttctgtttgtgttGGTGGCATTTGATTGGtaagttataaatatatattttgggaGGTTTTTTGGCTTAATATCAGTAACATTCTTAGCAGATGTCATGGAAAATAATGGAAATTGATATAGTGAATGTAACTTTAATTTCAAAGTTTACAACCTTGAAACCTTTACACATTTAGTTACAAATTATAGCTGATTTTAGGCTTTGTAAACCACCAGAGGCCTTAATCTGTGTAAAATCTGTTTGTTCATCAGGTGTGTTTAGTGAGTCAGTGTCAGTGAcggagggagattctgtcactttAAAAACTACTGTTACTGAAGTACAACAAGCTGACGACGTACTGTGGGTATTTGGAGCTGAAAAGTCTGTTatagctaaaattaaaaaacaacagcaaatcTTCTCCACATTTAATGGTtctgatgggagattcagagacagactgaagctggacaatcAGACTGGAtttctgaccatcacaaacatcacaactcAACACGCTGGACTCTATACAGTAGAGATTAGTGGAGAGAAACTGTCATCACAAACATTCAGTGTCTCTGTTTATGGTGAGTAGAGATCACGTGTGACCTTGAATGCTACAAATACTGTCAGTTGAGTTTAACTGGTAGCTTTTCCTGAAACCAGAATATTCCTATAAATAACTATTGAGGTGTTTCATCATTTTGTAGTTTGAAATGACAGAAACACTCCAAAAATAAGATTGTAGACTAGATTTCTCTTTATTCTCTCATGTTTTCAGCTCGTCTGTCTGTTCCTGTCATCAGTAACTCTTCACAATGTTcttcaccatcatcatcatcatcacagcagaattgttcattgttgtgttcagtggtgaatgtgggtcatgtgactctctcctggtacaaaggaaacagtttattgtccagcatcagtgtgtctgatctcagcatcagtctctctctacctctggaggtggaatatcaggataacaacacctacagctgtgtgctcaacaatcccatcagcaaccagacgagacatctggacatcagtcaACTCTGTCACACATGTTCAGGTACAGCAGATTAACATCGATTTACTCTCAGTTATACAGTGCTGTTGTTTAATAGAGTTTGTTGTAGATCATACGGACAGATTCAGTCGCACTAATGGCTCATTTTGTTCATTACAGATCAGGGCCTACCTTTATTGTACATTGTGCTGATTTCTGTTGCTGCTGGATCTCTGTTGATTGTAGCTGCAGTCGTGAGGTGCTGCTGCAAACAGAGAAAAATAGGTCAGAAAATAATGCCTATGTTGAAATATTTATCGCTTTTAAggcatacatttaaatgtaagattGAAAGCGTTGTTGTTTTAACATGACTGTGATTTCTGTTAATGCAGTCGTGATCCACGAGATATACGATAATGATTTTACACCGCCTAAACCAAAACCACGAAAAACGGTAAGATCATTCGTGACTGTGTTGCAAGATGATGTTGCAGTCTGATTAAAGCTTGGTGACTGAAGTTTTGTGTGTAATAtgaccagtgatgggaataacggtgttataaataaacggtgTTACTAAtggtgttatttttttcagtaacgagtaatcaaacgaattattgttacaacgccgttatcattactgataataaaatgtggcgttactataatttattttaattacatttttcagttcatctgaatggatgcgcagtgtagctgtatttgatgtAGGCtaccgtaaactctagtgtgaaggtgCATGACTCACTTTCGCtttgtctcacacacacgcaaagaaagatacagagtgAGAGAGTCTTACATAACATACGGAAATGACGCActatatgtaaattatattctttgttgtaCAAAATAATGGAggtcctttggaattcttcagctattaagaactgccggtttctctggtagtgggtggaactaatgcgcaaacgacaatggccctgtcccaaatggcacCCTAAACCCTCACGGTCTTCCTCTGAGTCCGCACTTTCGTGATGCTATGCTGCATTGACTGTTGGGTAGAAGTCTGTTCTGTTTGGGACAGGGCCAATCTCATTGGccggcgctcacctattatcaaaGCCACTAGAAGGCAAGCCTGCAACCATTAGCTGAAAAAGCGTAAAGCTAAAGCTAACGCTTTCGGTCTGGCAGTACGTGGGAAAGGAGACCAGaggccatttttttttaatggttgtcaatggaggagaggcttcactacactgaataaacagctttttagagGAAACAACTCACCATTTAATGATTGGACAGCCTATCTGCTAATCTTCAGcatgttttacactaaacaatacttttggattgaactatttttagagtttacatCAAAGAAAATGTCGTTTTATAAGAGAAGTCACAGACTTTTTGCGACAGGTGGGATTCAGCTTATGGCCCTTTTCATTAATTCCTATGGTATCCGTAAACGGCGACTGAGTGTCACACAACTCTGACTTAAATTCAATGACGTCAAGgctgtaatgtgattggttattaaGGAACACGTGATCCAAGTTAGCCATTACGCTTTCTCCAATAGTAAGTAACACAGACCCTCTCATCTCACTATAGTAAGAAAATCTCTGCCTATTAttgtccctgttttgatttcggCAAATCAATTAGAGCGAACGCAGACagcgtgattaatattcatgaacccagcagctcattaatccttagtgcattttatattgttattagtagtagaattcatagtagtttcgttatcttatcagtattttattttattttttattattattattttatagaaacAATAATTgacaaacaatatcttaagcaccaccaccagtcctaagttcagtcaacatgacaaatatgcattgatacatggttattctaattactaaagttctataatatattaaaaaaaaaaaatttctgaaatatatacatgcatgtgtgtgcatttatatatacataatatgtgtgtgtgtgctgagcatatttattatgtaaacaaaaaattaattttggatgtgattaatcgcgattaatcatttgacagcactaatatatattatattatactatatatatatagtatatcaGATAATACAATAATCTATTGTATTTGATAGgtgtctctcacattgtcccacagaaacattaaaatagtttaGATTAgtttacaatgttttataataatcatCTATTCTATTTAttgtccatttcattcatttaacattgGGGGCAACGTTATTTGacttatacatacataaacatactgtatatatatatatatatatatatatatatatatatatatatatatatatatatatagtaacacaatagttactttccctggtaattagttacttttataatgatgtaactcagttacaaactcagttactatttgtgggaagtaactagtaactataactaattacttttgtaaagtaacgtgcccaacactgaatATGACAGACAGTGAACAGATGTGGGTGGTCAGGCTTGATCATATTACCTTCAGTAGGGAccagtttgaaaaaaaatatcatgctTTTATGCTATTTACACCACTGTTtgcatctgtaaatattaacaaaGTATTTTCGTAAATTAATTTGCATCAATCTAGATTTATTATCACGCAGTAAAGTGTTGTATTTCTcctcaataataataaagcactaTTATTATTGATGAAATTATTATTGACGATGAAATTATTATGTATTGTCATAATTTGCTCAAAGTACTCACAGTAAGCTTCACTCACCATTAACATTCCGTGCATCTTCTCTTTTTAGTTTCTGTGTTGCACCACCCTTTGTGTTTCCCGGAAAAAAGTAAGTAAACTCCAAAATAGTGAGTAATTGGTTTAAAATAGTATACTTCCGTTTTTGCTGTGGTCGGGGAAACTAAATAAGAAATTGTGCCTTTAGACACTCTTCTGCTTTTTATTTACCACTGAGTTTTTAGTGTCTAAACTGTGTTCAGATGTGAATGATCGGTCGTACCCACGTACACACTCTAGCTTAAAATTGGAAGAAAAGAACCCTGCGTTCCATTCAGAAGGGCTCACCCCTATGCCCTATGCCCTTCAAAGTGTTTACCCTCTGGAGTGAGAGATTCGAAGGGTTGAAGGGTGTAGGGGACCAAACAACTGTCGGTGCGTTCCAAACAGGATATAATCGCTCTCCGAAGGGCACTTTGGAGTGAAAACAATCATGGCCGCCATATTGAagtgtcgttccaaaccgaaATGCTCAGCATGTGGGCACGGGATGATGACGCAAAAGGGCACTTCAAGAAACAGTTGTTTGGTCCCCTACACCCTTCGAAGCTCTCACTCTAGAGGGTAAACCCTTTGAAGGGATTAGGGCATTGGCATGAACCATTCTGAATGGTAAACAAACTGAACAAATATATTTGGATACACACTCGTTTACAATATCGTTTACATTTGCTGCAACTAAACTACAACAcgtacatttttacatttttaataacttttaGGACCACTATTTTGCAAGTAGTGCTCACTGCAGAGCTAATGACGTCCAGCAACCCCTTCTCTGGACGTAACCTAGTCCAGCTCCACCCATTGGCTCTGCAGTCGAGATGGTCCTCATTGCAGATCACaagatctagatccaactcctcccaccttatatttacctaaacctacccgtctccagcCCCTGATCCCTAAgcccacccatccccacccctaaacctaccaatctccaccccccggatgtggatccaacccctccccctggatctttgttctgcagtgaggagcTACTGCTGCAGTCTTATTTTTGTGGTgtttatacaattatttatttaactcaaGTTGATATTCATTCTGAGTGAATTTAAAGCAAAACtctgttattgttatttttaagttttatttaactGTCTCATCAGCAGGTTCCTGATTGAGTTTGTGTTTCCTTACAGAAATCAAAAGAGCCTGTGTATGCAAATATCAGGATAAATAATCAGCaatgatcaaatatattttagaactCATACGGATCCCTGACTCACATGTTTTAGTtcacatttattctctgccaggatgtttttttttttttggtctatcTCTGCTTTGTTCTTGTCACATTTAAAGATTTCATCtctctttttcttgtttttttttttttttgcacatacaTTCCTATAAATTGATATTATGTATGAAATGTTGTTGCTCTGTTGATCTCACCCTTCACTGTGTCCTGCCTCTATCACCGTCTactcctggttaaataaatataaaattgaatATTGCATATTCAATCATATAAgccaaacaataataaaaacaaactcaATTAAACACAGAAtaccttttaaaaaattttaacacACAGTTTTGTCCTGCAGGTGCAGGTCAGTAGGACAATTTTGACTCATAttggcatttttatttattgtactgAGTGGCGCCATCTGGTGGGTCATGAATAACATCAGCTAAAAAACATCAACACgttgtgtgtgtaagtgtgtgtgtgtctgtgtgattACTTGCTGCAGCCAATAAAAAATCAAGTGAAAACTACTATGGTGTATAACTGTTGAGATGTTTAATTTGATGGGTTAActgacatttatttgaatgagtTACTAATATTTGTTTTCGCCTTGTATTTGCAAGactgtttttttccctttgtTATTTCTGTCTTTGTATTCCTGTTGGAGAAACTCTGTGGGAAATGTGTAATGGCGAAGCAACCCGAACTCTGCTGAGACTGACTCATTTACTGATCCTTAGTTGAACTATTGACCTGAACTGTTTAGGCTAAACTGAATTTGTTTATTGTTCACTAAACTGACTCACATTATGGTTCTGAATCAAATTGTTGATTCTGAGTGAGGAAATTGATTCACATGAACTAAGGTTATGAATTCAGGCTGTGACAAACTGATTAATTTTGTAAAGGTTTAAACCAGGGACCTAAGCTCAGTCTTAGGCTGCGTTCCACTCCACTGTTAGACACGCACTTGCAAACTTCCCTAAGCACTTCCCCTCGGGGAATCCCCGCTGCCATTTTGAAGTTCATTCCACTTTGTGGTGGACGAGGGAAGTTTATATGGACAGACCCTCAACCCCTCGATTTTGACCGAGGGAGCCAGTCTGCTTCATGCATAATGCATTCATAtgctataatataatttttaaaaacatttataacagCTGCCCAagcatacatatacacatacagaaTGCTGCACCAAACAAATTTGTAAGGggacaaaaatgtaaacaataaagCAACTCCATAGCGGTTTCTAAGTAATCAAGGGCTTAGGATGTTCCAGTTCAGCCCATTCCAAGGGTTCCGCCAGCACTCATATAATGTAATCAGCCAAATCTATGCTGACACACTCCCAGACTGAACACTCCTTAACAACAAAGCATGAAAAagcaaacagacaaaaaaaaaaacctaaaaaaaaaacaggttgcTTGTTGTACACAACAgtggaaaaaacacaaaaaacaaaacaccactGTGTTACTGGTCATGCACATTAATTGGTAAAAACCTAATTTCATATGTAATAGAATTTGTAATTAATACCCATTTTTCAATGTCTGCAGTCATCCCTGGCCAATAATATTTGGCACACAGTGTATTTCTGGTTTTTAGTTTCCCATCGTGGCTTCTAACGGGGCTGATGGAATTGCAAGAACAACACTGTGTGTAGAAAATTCTGCTGTGATCTGATTGGTTGACTGAGTCCTGATAGTATTTGTGGCCTCTTACTAATTAAGCATCAGTCGCAagagctatgtttccatccaaagatgcaaatttaacttatgcgcaaaactggaaattcacataaaacatttgcgcataaagcaccgtttccatccaacgagtcaaagagaacaaaatcgtcacttcctgataaactggcactaaatatcactaagaaaagttGGAGAAGCCACTGataataatcattttcattaaagatAAATTAGTTGCGCCTCAGAGCAAGCAGATGAAGCACAATAAATGCCGTCATTGCCTTTGGCCTCATTTAAGACAATTATACAGGAATATTttgacagactttgctcaggcatttcagaacaaaaat
The sequence above is a segment of the Onychostoma macrolepis isolate SWU-2019 chromosome 22, ASM1243209v1, whole genome shotgun sequence genome. Coding sequences within it:
- the LOC131531042 gene encoding SLAM family member 9-like, coding for MLRPLKLKISETENLVTPVAGVFSESVSVTEGDSVTLKTTVTEVQQADDVLWVFGAEKSVIAKIKKQQQIFSTFNGSDGRFRDRLKLDNQTGFLTITNITTQHAGLYTVEISGEKLSSQTFSVSVYARLSVPVISNSSQCSSPSSSSSQQNCSLLCSVVNVGHVTLSWYKGNSLLSSISVSDLSISLSLPLEVEYQDNNTYSCVLNNPISNQTRHLDISQLCHTCSDQGLPLLYIVLISVAAGSLLIVAAVVRCCCKQRKIVVIHEIYDNDFTPPKPKPRKTFLCCTTLCVSRKKKSKEPVYANIRINNQQ